The Agrococcus sp. ProA11 genomic sequence TCGCCGCCGGTATCCGCTGGCGCAAGCGCCAGCAGCAGGAGACGGACGACTAGGGCGAGCAGCATGACGGTGCCAGAGGTGGATCCCGCCCAGCCGAGCAGGCCGCAGACCGGCGACGAGTACATCGAGAGCCTCGACGACGGGCGCGCGGTCATCCACGACGGCATCCCGGTCGAGCGCGTCGCCGACCACCCCGCCTTCGCCGGCGTCGCCCGCACGATCGCCTCGCTCTACGACACGCTGCACGGCGAGGGGTCGGATGCGCTGCTCGTGCCCACCGATGACGGCGCCGGTGTGACGCATCCGTTCTGGGTGCTGCCGCAGTCGCGGGACGATCTGCGCGTGCAGCGCGATGCGATCCGCGCCTGGCAGCACCAGACGCACGGCTGGGTCGGTCGCACACCGGAGTTCATGGCCAGCGTGATCACGTCGATGGCGGCGCACGCACCCTTCTTCGGGAGGTTCGAGGGCCAGGTGCGCAACGCGCTCGCGCGTGACCAGCGCGACGTCACCCACTACGCGCAGGCGCTCGTCAATCCGCCCGTCGATCGCGACCTGCCGCCGGACGAGGTGGGGGACGTCTTCCTGCACGTGGTGCGCGAGACCGATGCGGGGGTCGTCATCCGCGGCGCGAAGGCGGTCGTCACCGGCGCCGCGACCGCGCAGCGACTGCTCGTGTCGCACTTCGGCGGCGAGGTGCAGACCGAGGCGTTCGCGATCGCGGCCTCCGTGCCCGTCGCGTCGCCCGGCGTCCGCATCTACACGCGCGGCACGCCCGCTCGGGATGATCAGCCGCTCGCGCATCGCTTCGCGGAGCACGACGCGCTCGTGGTCTTCGACGATGTGCTCGTGCCGTGGGATGACGTCTTCATCCGCGATCCGGAGACGATGCTCGCCTTCAATCAGGGGGCGGTCGGGTGGAGCGCGAGGCTGGTCTTCCAGGCGACGACCAGGCTCGAGGCGAAACTCGAGCGCATCGCTGGGCTCGCCGTGCGGGCTGCGGAGATCATGGGCACGAGCGAGCTGCGCGGCGTGCAGGCCGCGCTCGGCGAGCTCGTCGCCTACCGAGACACGGTCGCCGCGCTGCGCGATGCGATGATCGAGCAGAGCGAGCCATCGGGCGACTCGATCGGGCCCGGGGCGCAGGCCGCGATGGCGTTCGCCGCCTACGGTCCGGATGCCTACAGCCGCATGCGCGTCAACCTGCAGACGATGCTCGCCTCCGCGTTCGCGCATCTGCCGGTGCCGCTCGACAGCCTCGGCAGCGAGCACGTCGCGCCCATCGAGCCGCTGCTGCGCGGATCGGGCGGCGCGGATGCGCGCGAGCGGCTCGAGGTCATGGGCGAGCTGTGGGATGCGGTCGGCACCGGCTTCGGCGCCAGGCACGAGCTCTATGAGCGCAGCTACTTCGGCCAGCCGGAGCGCATGCAGCTGGGCATCCTGGCCGCCGCGAAGGCGACGGGGCGCGTCTCCGGTTGGCAGTCATGACGCGCCAGCACCGCCGCAGCTGACGCGCACGACGAGGGCCCCGCCGCGATTGCGACGGGGCCCTCGTGCACTGCGTGGAGCTGTCAGCGCTTGACGTACTTCAGCGCGCCGCCGTTGGCCGTCCGGTTGCCGTCGAGCGAGATGCTGCTCGAGGGCGGGTAGATGACGTGGCAGTTGTGCTGCGAGTTCTCGCCGAACGTGTTGTTGTCGATGACGATGCCTCGCAGCGGGCCGTGCGACTTCTCGGAGATGTTGATCGTGCAGGCGCCACCGTCGAGGAAGTTGTCGGTGATCCGCACGTTCGAGATCGGGCCGGCGTCCTGCGTGAGGATGATGCCCGCGTTGTACGCGCCCTCGATGCGGTTGCCGGTGAGCGTGATGTTCGAGCCGCTCTGGATCTGCACGGTGTCGTCGTGGCTCGGTCCGCCGTTCCAACCCGGGTCGTTCTCGAAGTGCAGGATGTCGTGCACCCACGAGTTGCGCATCGTGACGTTGCCGGAGCCCCACAGGTGCACGCCGTCGAGGACGTGGTGGATGTCGAGACGCTCGGCCGTGATGTTCCAGCCACGCAGGCCGTCGATCTTGGGCGATGCGACGGATGCGACGAGCTCGCTGTCGGTGATGGTCAGGCTCGCGCTGTTGGACGCGCTGCGGACGAGCGAGTCCTGGCCGCCCTCCGCGCCTCCGCGGATGATCGAGTTGCGGATCGTCACGTTCGCTGCTCGGACATCGACGAAGCCGCGGATGTCGAGGCCGTCGATGACGGTGCCGGCGCGGGTGATGACCATGTTGCCGTTGTGCACGCGCAGGTTCACGCCCGCCGGAACACCGGTGTTGTTGGGGCCGGGCATCCCGCCGGTGCCGGGTGCGGGCACGGGGTCGGGTGCGGGCGTGGCGGCCGCGGTCGCGCGCCGCACGCCGAGGGTCTCGACGCCGTCGCCGTTCCAGTCGCCGACGAACGAGGTGTCGCCCGGACGGCCGTAGATGACCGTGATGTCGGCTGCGCCCTCACGGATCGTGTTCGAGATGAAGTAGGTCGAGCTGCGCCGCACGGCGAAGGTGTCGCGACCATTGCCGTTCCAGTCACCCACGAGCACGGCGTCGCTGGCACGGCCGTAGCCGATCACCCGGTCGGCCCGCCCGCTGGTCATCGTATTGCGGACGTGGTAGATCGAACCGCGTCGAACCGCGAGGCTGTCCTTGCCGTCGCCGTTCCAGTCGCCGACCAGGATGGTGTCTCCGGCACGTCCATAGGCGACGACGAACTCTGCCGGTCCGGCGGAGAGCGAGTTGCGCACGTAGAACTGCGAGCCGCGTCGCACCGCGAGGGTGTCGCGGCCGTCGCCGTCCCAATCGCCGACGAAGACCTCATCGCCAGCGCTGCCGATGGTCACGGCCTGGCCGGTGGAGGGCGAGTCGTTGTTCGATGTGGTGAGGTACTGCGCGCCGCGGCGCAGCATGGCGGTGTCGACGCCATCGCCGTTCCAGTCACCGAAGTAGGCGCGGTCGTCCGCGCGTCCGAGCTCGAACTCGTGGTTCGCCTTCGGCGTGAACTGGTCGTTGAGGTAGTAGCTGGTGCCGGACCCGCCGGTCTCCAGGCCATAGGCCTCGACGACGCTCGGGTTTGCGAGCACGGTGGCGCTGGCGACCGCAAGGGTCAGGGTGGCCGCGCCGATGCTGACGAGGGATGTGCGCTGGGGCAAGGCGCTCTCACAATCTGCTGAGTAGTCACGAGGTCTCGCGCAGGGCGCGAGAGGGCATGGCGGCGCCAAGCCCGATCGTTGGATAGGGTTGTCGCGCGGTGATCGAAGGCATTCCGCGACCCAGCGACGAGCTCGTGACCCTCGTCGGGGTGTGCAGCGTGAATGCGGATCGTGCGCCGGGGAGGCACGATCGCTGCGCGACTCAGCCAACGTAACAGAACGATAACGCTCAGTAAAGCCTGAGGCTTTCTCCGGCGTGGCGTTCGGCTCGCTCCCAGGTTCATGAGCGTGGGTCTCTGCGGTCGGCTTCATGACCCGCCGCGTCAGTGCACGCCGTTGCCCCCGACGCCCCGTAGCCTCAGCAGGCCATGATTCGCTTCGACGAGGTCTCGAAGACCTACTCCCGCAAAGCGCGCCCCGCTCTCGACAGCATCTCCCTGGAGATACTCAAGGGCGAGTTCGTGTTCCTCGTCGGCGCCTCCGGCTCCGGCAAATCGACCCTCATCCGCATGGTGCTCCGCGAGGAGACGCCAACCGCCGGCGAGGTGCACGTGCTCGGGCAGCGCCTGAAGGCGTTGCCCAGTCGGCGCGTGCCGTTCTTCCGCCGCAACCTCGGGGTGGTGTTCCAGGACTTCCGGCTGCTGAACAACAAGACGGTCTACGAGAACGTCGCGTTCACGCTGCAGGTGATCGGCAAGAGCCGAGGCTTCATCTCCGAGGCTGTGCCGGACGTGCTCAAGATCGTCGGCCTCGCAGGCAAGGCCAGCCGACTGCCGCACGAGCTCTCGGGTGGTGAGCAGCAGCGCGTGGCGATCGCGCGAGCGGTGGTGAACCGGCCGCCGATCCTGTTGGCGGATGAGCCCACCGGCAACCTGGATCCCTCGACCAGTGCCGGCATCATGGCGCTGCTCGCACGCATCAACGAGGGCGGCACGACGGTCGTGATGGCCACGCACGAGGCCTCGATCGTCGACGAGCTGCAGAAGCGCGTCGTCGAGCTCGACGCGGGCGTGATCATGCGCGACGAGACGCACGGCAGCTATCGACGGCACCTCGCCGACTTCGACCTCGGCCTCGACCACGAGGCGGAGCTCGCATGAGGCTGCAGCTGATCGCGCAGGAAGTCTGGAACGGCCTTCGCCGCAACCTTTCGGTCGTGGTGTCGGTCGTCCTGGTGACCTTCATCTCGCTCTCGTTCGTCGGCGCAGCGATTCTCCTGCAGCTGCAGATCAACCAGATGAAGGGCTTCTGGTACGACCGCGCGCAGGTGGGCATCTACTTCTGCGGACCGGTCGATGCCACCGAGACCTGCACGCAGACGGCCGCGAACGAGGAGCAGATCGCCGCGGTGCGCGACGTGCTCGACAGCGGTGCGATCGCGCCCTACGTGAGCAACGTGGAGTTCGAGGATCGGGAACTGGCTTATCAGCACTTCATCGAGCAGTTCGGGGGCACGGCGAGCGCGGAGTTTGCGAGCCCGGAGACCATGAACGAGGCGCTCTGGGTGCGGCCCACGACGCCAGCCGACGCCGACCTGATCCGGGAGGCGACCTCGGCGCTGCCTGGAGTGCTGGAGGTGCGCGATCAACGGGCGCTGCTCGAACCGATCTTCCAGGTCCTCAACACCGCCAGCCTCGCCGCCATCGGCGTGGCCGTGCTGATGCTCGTGGCGGCCGTACTGCTGATCTCGACCACGATTCGGCTCTCGGCCTTCTCGCGGAAGCGAGAGCTCGGCATCATGCGGCTCGTGGGCGCGTCGAATCGCTTCATCCAAACCCCTTTCATCATCGAGGGTGTCGTCGCGGCACTCATCGGTGCGGTGTTGGCGGCCGGCTCGATGGTCGCGGTGGTGCACTTCGTGCTGCAGGGCTATGTGGCGCCGATGCTGCAGACGATCGCGATCGTGGCGGTGGATGATGCGCTCGTGGTGGTGCCCATCCTGCTGGGCATCGGCGTGCTGTTCGCGGGCGTCGCCGCGGCCGTTGCGATCCGTCGCTACCTGAAGGTCTGATCGCGCCGTCGTCGACGGCCGCTGCCGGCCGACAGGGGCTAGACTGAACGGCTGCCCGTCATTCGGGCACCACGATCCGCCACCGAACTCAGGAGTCAGCCATGCCTCGCGAACAGGGTCACAGGGTCGTGGCGCAGAACCGCAAGGCTCGCCACGACTACACGATCGAGGACCGCGTCGAGGCCGGACTGGTGCTGCGCGGCACGGAGGTCAAGTCGCTGCGCGCGGGTCGGGCCTCGTTGGTGGACGGCTATGCCTTCATCGACGGCGGAGAGGCATGGCTCGACGCCGTGCACATCCCCGAGTACGGCCAGGGCACCTGGACCAATCACCCGCCGCGCCGCAAGCGCAAGCTGCTGCTGCACCGGGATGAGATCGAGAAGCTCTCGGTGAAGGTCTCGCAGGGCGGCTACACGCTCGTGCCCCTCTCGCTCTACTTCTCCGACGGGCGCGCGAAGGTCGAGCTCGCGGTCGCGAAGGGCAAGCGCGAGTACGACAAGCGTCACGCGTTGCGCGAGCGGCAGGACAAGCGCGAGGCGGATCGCGCCATGCGCACGCGCAACCGCATGGGCGACTAGCTCCGGGCGTTCGACAAACCCCCTCGCAGTCGATTGGATGGAGTGTCGGCAGCGTTCACCCAGGGCCTTCCGACGGGAAGGTGAAATGCGAGTCGGCATCCTCACGTCCGGCGGCGACTGCCCCGGACTCAACGCAGTCATCCGCGCAGCCGTGCTCACCGGCATGGTGCACCACGGCCTCGAATTCGTCGGCATCCGCGATGGCTATCGCGGCCTCGTCGACGGCGACGTGCGCGTGCTCAACCGCTCGGCAGTGCGCGGCACGAGCCGCATCGGCGGCACGATCCTCGGCACCAGCCGCACGAACCCGTACGAGGGACCCAACGGCGGCGCGGAGAAGATCGCCGAGACGCTCGGGCGGCTCGGCATCGACGCGGTCATCGCGATCGGCGGCGAAGGCACGCTCGCGGCGGCCAATCGCCTCGCCAACGATGGGCTGCCCGTCGTCGGCGTCCCCAAGACGATCGACAACGACCTCGACGCCACCGACTACACCTTCGGCTTCGACACCGCGGTGCAGATCGCGACCGAGGCCGGCGATCGGCTGCGCACCACCGGAGACTCCCACATGCGCTGCATGGTGCTCGAGGTCATGGGCCGCCACGTGGGCTGGATCGCGCTGCACACCGGGATCGCGACCGGCGCGCACGTCACGCTGATCCCCGAGCAGCCGCGCTCCATCGAGTGGATCTCCGAGTACGTGCAGTCGGTCTACGACCGGCGCCGCGCGCCGCTCGTGGTCGTCTCCGAGGGATTCAAGCTGGAGGGCATGGAGGAGGCGCACTCGCACAAGGGCCTGGACGCCTTCAACCGCCCGCGGCTGGGCGGCATCGGCGAGCTGCTGGCACCGATGATCGAGGAGCGCACCGGCATCGAGTCACGATCGACGGTGCTCGGTCACATCCAGCGCGGCGGTGCGCCCAGCGGCGCAGACCGCGTGCTCGCGACCCGATTCGGGCTCGCCGCCATCGACGCCATCGTCGATCGCGCATGGGGGACGATGGTCTCGCTGCGCGGCACCGACATCGTGCGCGTGCCGATGGCGGACGCGTTGGGCGATCTCAAGCGCGTGCCCCCGCACCGGTACCGCGAAGCGGAGATGCTCTTCGGCTGATCGGCCGAGCTGCCCATCGCCAGGCGGAATGCTCGGCGGACCGGCCCATCATCTGCGCAGCACGAGCTCTGGCAGTCGAAGGTCGACGGCGACAGCGCGCGGACCGCGTCGCGTGGAGCGTCGACCCCGCGCGTCGCGCTCGCGACCGAGGGCGCGCATGCGCACGCCGGCTCGATGCTCCACGGCACTCGACGCGGCGCCGCCGCGGGTGCGGGCCGCAGAGGGACCCGGGCGTCGCAACCGCCCGAGTTCGACCGCGGGTACGGGGATGGCGAGCGGCCGTGGAGCATCGGCTGCGATGCCGGAGCTGCCGCTCGCGGTGCTCGTCCCCGTCGCGTGCACGGTGCTCGTCGGCGTCGCCGCGTTGCGCCCGCGGGCCTCGCCGCGTCGGGGCGGTCGCAGCACCGACACGACCCTCCAGCTGCCCGGCGTCGGCCCGCTGCGCTCGATGCGAAGGCGACCGGCATGCACCTCGTGGTGATGGTGGCTGCAGAGCAGCATGCCGTTCGCGATGTCGGTGGGACCACCGGCGAGCCAAGAGATCACGTGGTGCGCCTCGCACCAGGCGGGCGGCATGCGGCAGCCAGGAGCGCGGCAGCCGCCGTCACGCGTCGCGAGCGCTCGTCGCTGCGCGCGAGAGAAGAGTCGCTGCGAGCGGCCGAGCGCCAGGGCGTGGTGGCAGTCATTGACGACCACCGGCTGCAGGCGCGCGTCGCAGAGCAGGCGATCGATGGCCTCGATGGGGAGCAGATCGCCGGTGTGCTCGATGCGCAGGGTGCGGTCGGTGTTGTCGAGCCCGTCACGGTAGGCGGACCACGCCTCGATGGTGCCGCTGATCACGAGCACCGGCGCGTCGCCGCCGACCGTGGGTGCGTCGCCGGAGGCCGCGTGCGCCTGCACGAGCCCGACCAGCACATCGTGCCGCCGCTGCTCGGGGGTGCGGTCGTCGACCGCCTCGGCCTCCGCCTGCGCTTCGTCGGCCGGCTGCGCACGACCGTCGCCGCCGTCGTCATCGTCGCGGAACGCGACGTGCACGCGCGGGCCCGTGTAGGCATCCAGCAGCGCCTTGATGGCGGAACCCGCCTCGGGGGTGGCGACCATCGAGATGATCCACATGCCGTCGTCGCGCTGGCCGATCCGCAGCGAGCGCATCGCGCGGTGGCGCTCCGCGGTCGGCAGCACGCCGTCGGGGTCGAGCATCGCGGCGTAGGTGCGCGCCTGCACGAGGATCAGCTCGGGCACGAGCGGTGCCGCGGGGTCGGTCGCCGCGTCGACCAGCGCGCGCTCCGCCCAGGCGAGCTGCTCGAGATCGGCGCGCGGTGCCACCGGGTCGAGCGTCTGCACGATCGCCTGCACCTGCGCGAGCGAGAGCTCGCCCGCCTGCAGCGCCGCGGCCAGGTGCGGGTAGCGGGCCGGCACCGTCCCGCCGGAGACGCCGACGGAGGCGGTCGTGCGCGCCGCCATGGTCAGCAGCTCGGTCGCCTGTCGACCCCGGATGCCGAACGCCGACGCGAGGGCCTCCTTGGCGCTTCTGTGGCCCAGGCGGCGGCAGAGCGAGCCGTCGACGGGGCCGGCGGAGCGCTCGGCGACCGCGGCCGCGAGCAGCACGCTCTGGGCATCGACGATGCGGGCGAGCTCTGCGGTGCGCGCCAGCAGCTCGGCCACCTCGTCGTTCGGCTCCAGCGCCAGCGAGCGGCACACCTCGAGCAGGGCGCGCGCCGACTCGAGCGTTGCTCCCGCCTGCTCGCTGCCGCGCATCCCGACTCCCTCGTCGCGAGGAAGGTAGCTCGAGCCACCCACATGCACCGATCGAGGACGGGCTTCGAGCGCTTGCCCGCGATGCCGACGGCGCGATATGATGACGGGCTGGCCCAGCCAGCGTGCCGGATGCGTCCGGCTTTGGAAACTCAACAGCGTGCGACTCGCACCACTCCATGGGGATGATCGGTTTCGACAGCGCCTCAGTCGGAGCGGGAAGCGGGTAGAGGACGCAGGGTTATCTCTTGAACGCCCCCTGCAAACCAATAGGTGCCAATGCAAAGCGCACCGACTTCGCCCTCGCTGCATAAGCGAGCCTGAAGTCCGTCAGACCGGGGTTGCTCTCGCCCCGGATCCTGGCGTCGTTTTGAGAGCTTGCTGCGATCCTGCGTCACAGGGGATCGCGGGACTTTCACTGTGACTGGGCTCGTCGACCTAGGTGCTCAGGACAAAGGTCGGAGCCGAGCAGAACGCCATCCCTGAGCTGCACCCGGAGAAGCCGCACGGTCCGAGCGTTGGACGGGGGTTCGATTCCCCCCATCTCCACCATCGGTCGAGTCGCACGCTGTTGACCACCAGATCATCAACGCCGATACGCTGGAGTCATACCCGACCCCTGCGAGGAGGCAGTTCGTGAGCGAGTACCGAGTCACTGACCCGTACACCGGCAAGACCGTCAAGGAGTACCCGACGGCGACCGATGATGAGGTGCGTGGCGCGATCGAGCGGGCGCACACCGCGTACCCCACCTGGTCGGCGACGCCCCTGCCGGAGCGTGTCGCGATCATCACCAAGGCCGCGGATGCGTTCAAGGCGCGGTCGCGCGAGCTGGCGGAGATCATCCGCACCGAGATGGGCAAGCCCATCGACCAGGGTGTGTTCGAGGCGGAGTTCTCGAGCGACATCATCCGCTACTACGCGGACAATGCCGAGCGGTTCCTGGCCGACGAGGTGCTGGAGGTCGACTCCGGCGTCGACGCGCGCGTGCGCAAGGCATCGCAGGGCGTGATCCTCGGGATCATGCCCTGGAACTTCCCGTACTACCAGGTCGCACGCTTCGCGTTCCCGAACCTCGTGCTCGGCAACACCATCGTGCTCAAGCACGCGCCGCAGTGCCCGTGGTCGGCGACCGTCATCGCCGAGATCCTGGAAGAGGCGGGACTCCCGGCCGGCGCGTACGAGAACGTCTTCGCGACCAACGACCAGATCGGCGAGATCATCATCCCCGACCCGCGCGTGCGCGGCGTCTCGCTCACCGGCTCCGAGCGGGCGGGCGCGGCCGTGGCCGAGATCGCCGGACGTCACCTCAAGAAGGTCGTGCTCGAGCTGGGCGGTTCCGACCCGTTCATCGTGCTCTCCGCCGACGACATGGACGCCGTGGTCGAGGCCGCGATCGCGACCCGGATGGACAACTCCGGTCAGGCCTGCAACGCCTCGAAGCGCTTCATCGTGCTCGACGAGCACTACGACGAGTTCACCGCGAAGCTCAGCGACGCGATGAGGGCGCTCGAGGTGGGCGGACCCGAGGACGAGGATGCGCTCGTCGGGCCGCTCTCCTCCCAGGCAGCAGCGGACCGACTGCGCGAGCAGGTCGCCTCGGCGGTCGACGAGGGCGCGAAGGTGCTCGTGGGCGATGTCGCGGCGTCGGAGGGCACGCGGGTCGCTCCCGCACTGCTCGGCGGCGTGACGAGCGACATGGACGCCTACCGCGAGGAGCTGTTCGGCCCCGTCGGCACTGTCTACCGTGCGAAGGATGTCGACGATGCGGTGCACATCGCCAACGACACGCCCTTCGGCCTCGGCTCGAGCATCTGGTGCAACGACCCCGAGCTCGCGCTCGCGGTCGCCGACCGGATCGACGCGGGCATGGTGGCGATCAACGGCGCGGGCGCCGAGGACTACGACATGCCCTTCGGTGGCACGAAGCGCTCCGGCTTCGGCCGTGAGCTCGGCCCCCACGGCATGGAGGAGTTCATG encodes the following:
- a CDS encoding 4-hydroxyphenylacetate 3-hydroxylase N-terminal domain-containing protein, producing MTVPEVDPAQPSRPQTGDEYIESLDDGRAVIHDGIPVERVADHPAFAGVARTIASLYDTLHGEGSDALLVPTDDGAGVTHPFWVLPQSRDDLRVQRDAIRAWQHQTHGWVGRTPEFMASVITSMAAHAPFFGRFEGQVRNALARDQRDVTHYAQALVNPPVDRDLPPDEVGDVFLHVVRETDAGVVIRGAKAVVTGAATAQRLLVSHFGGEVQTEAFAIAASVPVASPGVRIYTRGTPARDDQPLAHRFAEHDALVVFDDVLVPWDDVFIRDPETMLAFNQGAVGWSARLVFQATTRLEAKLERIAGLAVRAAEIMGTSELRGVQAALGELVAYRDTVAALRDAMIEQSEPSGDSIGPGAQAAMAFAAYGPDAYSRMRVNLQTMLASAFAHLPVPLDSLGSEHVAPIEPLLRGSGGADARERLEVMGELWDAVGTGFGARHELYERSYFGQPERMQLGILAAAKATGRVSGWQS
- a CDS encoding right-handed parallel beta-helix repeat-containing protein, yielding MPQRTSLVSIGAATLTLAVASATVLANPSVVEAYGLETGGSGTSYYLNDQFTPKANHEFELGRADDRAYFGDWNGDGVDTAMLRRGAQYLTTSNNDSPSTGQAVTIGSAGDEVFVGDWDGDGRDTLAVRRGSQFYVRNSLSAGPAEFVVAYGRAGDTILVGDWNGDGKDSLAVRRGSIYHVRNTMTSGRADRVIGYGRASDAVLVGDWNGNGRDTFAVRRSSTYFISNTIREGAADITVIYGRPGDTSFVGDWNGDGVETLGVRRATAAATPAPDPVPAPGTGGMPGPNNTGVPAGVNLRVHNGNMVITRAGTVIDGLDIRGFVDVRAANVTIRNSIIRGGAEGGQDSLVRSASNSASLTITDSELVASVASPKIDGLRGWNITAERLDIHHVLDGVHLWGSGNVTMRNSWVHDILHFENDPGWNGGPSHDDTVQIQSGSNITLTGNRIEGAYNAGIILTQDAGPISNVRITDNFLDGGACTINISEKSHGPLRGIVIDNNTFGENSQHNCHVIYPPSSSISLDGNRTANGGALKYVKR
- the ftsE gene encoding cell division ATP-binding protein FtsE, whose product is MIRFDEVSKTYSRKARPALDSISLEILKGEFVFLVGASGSGKSTLIRMVLREETPTAGEVHVLGQRLKALPSRRVPFFRRNLGVVFQDFRLLNNKTVYENVAFTLQVIGKSRGFISEAVPDVLKIVGLAGKASRLPHELSGGEQQRVAIARAVVNRPPILLADEPTGNLDPSTSAGIMALLARINEGGTTVVMATHEASIVDELQKRVVELDAGVIMRDETHGSYRRHLADFDLGLDHEAELA
- the ftsX gene encoding permease-like cell division protein FtsX; its protein translation is MRLQLIAQEVWNGLRRNLSVVVSVVLVTFISLSFVGAAILLQLQINQMKGFWYDRAQVGIYFCGPVDATETCTQTAANEEQIAAVRDVLDSGAIAPYVSNVEFEDRELAYQHFIEQFGGTASAEFASPETMNEALWVRPTTPADADLIREATSALPGVLEVRDQRALLEPIFQVLNTASLAAIGVAVLMLVAAVLLISTTIRLSAFSRKRELGIMRLVGASNRFIQTPFIIEGVVAALIGAVLAAGSMVAVVHFVLQGYVAPMLQTIAIVAVDDALVVVPILLGIGVLFAGVAAAVAIRRYLKV
- the smpB gene encoding SsrA-binding protein SmpB gives rise to the protein MPREQGHRVVAQNRKARHDYTIEDRVEAGLVLRGTEVKSLRAGRASLVDGYAFIDGGEAWLDAVHIPEYGQGTWTNHPPRRKRKLLLHRDEIEKLSVKVSQGGYTLVPLSLYFSDGRAKVELAVAKGKREYDKRHALRERQDKREADRAMRTRNRMGD
- a CDS encoding 6-phosphofructokinase, coding for MRVGILTSGGDCPGLNAVIRAAVLTGMVHHGLEFVGIRDGYRGLVDGDVRVLNRSAVRGTSRIGGTILGTSRTNPYEGPNGGAEKIAETLGRLGIDAVIAIGGEGTLAAANRLANDGLPVVGVPKTIDNDLDATDYTFGFDTAVQIATEAGDRLRTTGDSHMRCMVLEVMGRHVGWIALHTGIATGAHVTLIPEQPRSIEWISEYVQSVYDRRRAPLVVVSEGFKLEGMEEAHSHKGLDAFNRPRLGGIGELLAPMIEERTGIESRSTVLGHIQRGGAPSGADRVLATRFGLAAIDAIVDRAWGTMVSLRGTDIVRVPMADALGDLKRVPPHRYREAEMLFG
- a CDS encoding DUF222 domain-containing protein, whose translation is MRGSEQAGATLESARALLEVCRSLALEPNDEVAELLARTAELARIVDAQSVLLAAAVAERSAGPVDGSLCRRLGHRSAKEALASAFGIRGRQATELLTMAARTTASVGVSGGTVPARYPHLAAALQAGELSLAQVQAIVQTLDPVAPRADLEQLAWAERALVDAATDPAAPLVPELILVQARTYAAMLDPDGVLPTAERHRAMRSLRIGQRDDGMWIISMVATPEAGSAIKALLDAYTGPRVHVAFRDDDDGGDGRAQPADEAQAEAEAVDDRTPEQRRHDVLVGLVQAHAASGDAPTVGGDAPVLVISGTIEAWSAYRDGLDNTDRTLRIEHTGDLLPIEAIDRLLCDARLQPVVVNDCHHALALGRSQRLFSRAQRRALATRDGGCRAPGCRMPPAWCEAHHVISWLAGGPTDIANGMLLCSHHHHEVHAGRLRIERSGPTPGSWRVVSVLRPPRRGEARGRNAATPTSTVHATGTSTASGSSGIAADAPRPLAIPVPAVELGRLRRPGPSAARTRGGAASSAVEHRAGVRMRALGRERDARGRRSTRRGPRAVAVDLRLPELVLRR
- a CDS encoding NAD-dependent succinate-semialdehyde dehydrogenase, yielding MSEYRVTDPYTGKTVKEYPTATDDEVRGAIERAHTAYPTWSATPLPERVAIITKAADAFKARSRELAEIIRTEMGKPIDQGVFEAEFSSDIIRYYADNAERFLADEVLEVDSGVDARVRKASQGVILGIMPWNFPYYQVARFAFPNLVLGNTIVLKHAPQCPWSATVIAEILEEAGLPAGAYENVFATNDQIGEIIIPDPRVRGVSLTGSERAGAAVAEIAGRHLKKVVLELGGSDPFIVLSADDMDAVVEAAIATRMDNSGQACNASKRFIVLDEHYDEFTAKLSDAMRALEVGGPEDEDALVGPLSSQAAADRLREQVASAVDEGAKVLVGDVAASEGTRVAPALLGGVTSDMDAYREELFGPVGTVYRAKDVDDAVHIANDTPFGLGSSIWCNDPELALAVADRIDAGMVAINGAGAEDYDMPFGGTKRSGFGRELGPHGMEEFMNKKLIVSS